A DNA window from Stutzerimonas stutzeri contains the following coding sequences:
- the trpB gene encoding tryptophan synthase subunit beta, translated as MSSDPRFTAMPDANGYFGPYGGQLVPPHLKQAMDDINLAYEEIRQREDFQQELAALLADYVGRPSPIFHARRLSEQLGGAQIYLKREDLNHTGAHKINHCLGEALLAKFMGKKKVIAETGAGQHGVALATACALVGIPCEIHMGQVDIEKEHPNVTKMKILGCELIAVTRGAATLKEAVDSAFEEYLKDPHNYIYAIGSVVGPHPFPKMVRDFQSIIGTEAREQFLARHGRLPDHVVACVGGGSNAMGMFTAFLEDAAVELVGIEPAGESLDKPGRHSATLSKGKPGELHGMACYVLEDADGNPSAVHSIASGLDYPGVGPQHSYLKDLGRVNYQTATDQECLDAFMTLSRVEGIIPALESAHAVAWAIRTAPTLSKDSHILVNLSGRGDKDADYVANLLGL; from the coding sequence AACGGATACTTCGGTCCCTATGGCGGCCAGTTGGTGCCGCCGCACCTCAAGCAGGCCATGGACGACATCAACCTGGCCTACGAAGAAATCCGCCAGCGCGAAGATTTTCAGCAGGAGCTGGCTGCACTGCTCGCCGATTACGTCGGACGACCGAGTCCGATCTTCCATGCACGCCGCCTCTCCGAGCAGCTTGGCGGCGCACAGATCTATCTCAAGCGCGAAGACCTGAATCACACGGGTGCGCACAAGATCAACCACTGCCTGGGCGAGGCCCTGCTGGCCAAGTTCATGGGCAAGAAGAAGGTGATCGCCGAAACCGGTGCCGGCCAGCATGGCGTTGCCTTGGCTACCGCCTGCGCGCTGGTGGGTATTCCCTGCGAGATTCACATGGGCCAGGTGGACATCGAGAAGGAACACCCCAACGTCACCAAGATGAAGATCCTCGGCTGCGAGCTGATCGCCGTCACCCGCGGCGCCGCAACCCTCAAGGAGGCGGTGGACAGCGCCTTCGAGGAATACCTGAAGGACCCGCACAACTACATCTATGCGATCGGCTCGGTGGTCGGCCCGCACCCGTTTCCGAAGATGGTTCGGGACTTTCAATCGATCATCGGCACCGAGGCCCGCGAGCAGTTCCTCGCCCGTCATGGCCGCCTGCCCGACCACGTGGTTGCCTGCGTCGGTGGCGGCTCCAATGCCATGGGCATGTTCACCGCCTTCCTCGAAGACGCTGCGGTCGAGCTGGTGGGGATCGAGCCGGCCGGCGAAAGCCTGGACAAGCCCGGCCGCCATTCGGCCACGCTGTCCAAGGGCAAACCCGGCGAACTGCATGGCATGGCCTGCTATGTGCTGGAGGATGCCGACGGCAATCCATCGGCAGTGCACTCCATTGCCTCCGGCCTCGACTACCCAGGCGTCGGCCCGCAGCACAGCTACCTTAAAGACCTGGGCCGGGTGAATTACCAGACCGCAACCGATCAGGAATGCCTCGACGCGTTCATGACGCTGTCCCGCGTCGAAGGCATCATCCCGGCGCTGGAAAGCGCGCATGCCGTGGCCTGGGCTATCCGCACCGCACCGACACTGAGCAAGGACAGCCACATTCTCGTCAACCTCTCTGGCCGCGGCGACAAGGATGCCGACTACGTGGCCAACCTGCTCGGGCTGTAG
- the tsaA gene encoding tRNA (N6-threonylcarbamoyladenosine(37)-N6)-methyltransferase TrmO, whose translation MDHSVSPIGYVRSCFKEKFAIPRQPSLAPAARGVLELLPPFDSGDAVAGLEQVSHVWLLFLFHQALESKPRLKVRPPRLGGNRMVGVFATRATHRPNGIGQSVVRLDRIEADRLFISGIDLLDGTPVLDIKPYVPYADALPDARNDMAADAPELIEVQWSELGLLQARREALRLGEPLVELIEQCLAQDPRPAYQKPEPERRYGAQFWDVDVRWHYPAPDMIRVLEVAPAAPQPT comes from the coding sequence ATGGATCACAGCGTCTCGCCTATCGGTTACGTCCGCTCCTGCTTCAAGGAGAAATTCGCCATCCCGCGCCAACCCAGCCTGGCACCGGCCGCACGCGGCGTGCTGGAGCTGCTGCCACCGTTCGACAGTGGTGACGCAGTAGCCGGGCTCGAACAGGTCAGCCATGTCTGGCTACTGTTTCTCTTCCACCAGGCGCTGGAAAGCAAACCGCGCCTAAAGGTCCGCCCGCCTCGCCTGGGCGGCAACCGCATGGTTGGGGTATTCGCCACCCGCGCGACACACAGGCCCAACGGCATTGGACAGTCGGTGGTCAGGCTGGATCGCATCGAAGCAGATCGCCTGTTCATCTCTGGCATTGACCTGCTGGACGGCACGCCGGTGCTGGATATCAAACCCTACGTGCCCTACGCCGACGCATTGCCTGACGCACGCAACGACATGGCCGCCGACGCGCCAGAGTTGATCGAGGTGCAATGGTCGGAATTGGGGCTGCTGCAAGCCCGCCGCGAAGCACTGCGCCTGGGCGAGCCCCTGGTCGAACTCATCGAACAGTGCCTGGCGCAAGACCCGCGCCCGGCTTATCAGAAGCCGGAGCCCGAGCGGCGTTATGGCGCGCAGTTCTGGGATGTAGACGTGCGCTGGCACTACCCGGCTCCGGACATGATCCGCGTTCTGGAAGTCGCGCCAGCAGCGCCGCAACCGACTTAG
- a CDS encoding penicillin acylase family protein — MSLRLPFVLVRLTLGAALGLAGLGGCQAYLDNRYSASLPPAQGIQPLTGLAGSASIRRNSLGMPVIETSSFHDALFAMGYVHATDRLSQMVSLRLMAQGRLAEMVGPGVLETDRFMRAVNLRQSAEMLYRESSPRMKKFFEVYARGVNAYLYRHSDKLPMDLAESGYKPEYWKPEDSVLVFCLLSFGLSQNLQEEVAALLLAQKVGSDKLGWLLPIYPDEALPFAEADKLKGLALSGSVPGLAAIEQAAQHLAALTPTGMAASNNWAIAGSNARSGKPILANDTHLPLSMPSYWNFMQIRAPKFQAAGVTIAGVPAVVAGFNGKLGWGMTMVMGDSQDLYLEQVRREGGRLMYLADGKWLQARERHETYFVKGERPIRETIYETRNGPLLNTALGERKHPLQPLQLSSGYGLALKNTQLEADRTLDAFFDLSRAQSVDQAFEASREIRATALNLVFADQQGIGWQVTGRFPNRREGLGLVPSPGWDNRYEWDGYADPMLHPYDQDPAQGWLGTANQRSVPRGYGMQLSSSWYGPERYERLAELAGRGKHDTRSTIAMQYDQVTPFAAKLRMMFEAPGMAGPLRQAIDALPAGERSKAREALDRLMAFDGKLAADSANAALYGAFLHESARQIFLDELGPEDTPAWRALVQAANTSYSAQADHLLGREDSPFWNDQRTAQVEDKPAILARSLAAAVGLLESRLGNERSAWQWGKLHTANWTSGATQLAPHMPASQRSKINAIGSYLDRGPYAMGGDHSTLNASAYGMGANFDTWLIPAMRIIVDFGRDEPMIGLNSSGQSGNPASPHYADGIDAWMKAQYLSFPFKTENLDKVYGSQRLLLTPAGK, encoded by the coding sequence ATGTCTCTGCGTCTGCCGTTCGTTTTGGTTCGTCTGACGCTGGGGGCCGCGCTTGGTCTGGCCGGCCTCGGCGGTTGCCAGGCTTATCTCGATAACCGCTACAGCGCCAGTCTGCCACCGGCTCAGGGCATCCAACCGCTGACCGGGCTGGCGGGCAGTGCGAGCATTCGGCGCAATTCGCTGGGTATGCCGGTGATCGAAACCTCATCGTTTCACGATGCGCTGTTCGCAATGGGCTACGTGCATGCAACCGATCGTCTGAGCCAGATGGTCAGCCTGCGGTTGATGGCACAGGGGCGATTAGCGGAAATGGTTGGTCCCGGCGTTCTGGAAACCGACCGCTTCATGCGGGCGGTCAATTTGCGCCAGAGTGCCGAGATGCTCTATCGCGAATCCTCGCCGCGGATGAAGAAATTCTTCGAGGTCTACGCCCGCGGCGTGAATGCCTATCTGTATCGCCATAGCGACAAGTTGCCGATGGATCTAGCCGAGTCCGGCTACAAGCCCGAATACTGGAAACCCGAAGATTCGGTGCTGGTGTTCTGCCTGCTGAGCTTCGGTTTGTCGCAGAACCTGCAGGAAGAAGTGGCGGCCTTGCTGCTGGCGCAGAAGGTGGGTAGCGACAAGCTGGGCTGGCTGCTGCCGATCTATCCGGACGAGGCATTACCATTTGCCGAAGCCGATAAACTCAAAGGGCTCGCTCTGAGCGGTTCAGTGCCAGGGCTGGCGGCGATCGAGCAGGCCGCGCAACACTTGGCGGCATTGACCCCGACTGGCATGGCGGCATCGAACAACTGGGCGATTGCCGGTAGCAACGCGCGTAGCGGCAAGCCGATCTTGGCCAACGACACGCATTTGCCGCTGTCGATGCCCTCGTATTGGAATTTCATGCAGATACGCGCGCCGAAATTCCAGGCGGCTGGCGTGACCATTGCCGGCGTGCCGGCGGTGGTGGCTGGTTTCAATGGCAAGCTCGGCTGGGGTATGACCATGGTCATGGGTGACAGCCAGGATCTGTATCTCGAGCAGGTGCGCCGTGAAGGCGGGCGGCTCATGTATCTGGCCGACGGCAAGTGGCTGCAGGCTCGCGAGCGTCACGAAACCTATTTCGTCAAAGGCGAGCGGCCGATTCGCGAAACCATTTACGAGACCCGCAACGGACCGCTGCTAAATACGGCGCTGGGCGAGCGCAAGCACCCTTTGCAGCCGCTACAGCTCAGCAGTGGCTATGGCCTTGCGCTGAAGAACACGCAGCTGGAGGCCGATCGCACACTGGATGCATTCTTCGACCTGTCCCGCGCGCAGTCGGTCGATCAGGCCTTCGAGGCGTCTCGCGAGATTCGCGCGACGGCGCTGAATCTGGTTTTTGCCGATCAGCAGGGCATCGGCTGGCAGGTCACCGGACGGTTCCCAAATCGGCGCGAGGGGCTGGGGCTGGTACCGTCGCCGGGCTGGGATAACCGCTATGAGTGGGACGGCTACGCCGACCCGATGCTGCATCCCTATGATCAGGACCCCGCGCAGGGCTGGCTCGGCACTGCCAATCAGCGCAGCGTGCCGCGCGGCTACGGGATGCAGCTATCCAGTTCCTGGTATGGCCCCGAACGTTACGAGCGGCTCGCAGAGCTGGCTGGGCGGGGCAAGCACGACACACGCAGCACCATCGCGATGCAATACGACCAGGTTACGCCTTTCGCCGCCAAACTCAGGATGATGTTTGAAGCGCCCGGCATGGCTGGCCCGTTGCGCCAGGCGATCGATGCGCTGCCGGCTGGCGAGCGGAGCAAAGCGCGTGAAGCACTGGATCGGCTGATGGCCTTCGACGGCAAGCTGGCTGCTGACTCGGCCAATGCTGCGCTGTACGGTGCGTTCCTGCATGAAAGCGCGCGGCAGATCTTCCTCGACGAACTCGGGCCGGAAGACACGCCGGCCTGGCGCGCACTGGTGCAGGCCGCCAACACCTCCTATTCCGCTCAGGCTGATCATCTGCTGGGTCGAGAAGACAGCCCGTTCTGGAATGATCAGCGCACCGCGCAGGTCGAGGACAAGCCGGCGATTCTGGCACGCAGCCTCGCCGCTGCCGTGGGCCTGCTGGAAAGCCGTCTGGGTAACGAGCGCAGCGCGTGGCAGTGGGGCAAGCTTCACACCGCCAACTGGACATCCGGAGCGACGCAGCTGGCGCCACATATGCCGGCCAGCCAGCGCAGCAAGATCAACGCCATCGGCAGCTACCTCGACCGCGGCCCGTATGCCATGGGCGGCGATCACAGCACGCTGAATGCCTCGGCCTACGGCATGGGGGCGAACTTCGATACCTGGCTGATCCCGGCGATGCGCATCATTGTCGACTTCGGTCGCGACGAGCCGATGATCGGCCTCAATAGTTCTGGGCAGTCCGGCAACCCGGCCAGTCCGCACTATGCCGATGGCATCGATGCATGGATGAAGGCGCAGTACCTGAGCTTCCCGTTCAAAACAGAAAATCTCGACAAGGTCTACGGCAGCCAGCGTCTGTTGCTGACGCCAGCCGGCAAATGA
- a CDS encoding DUF2489 domain-containing protein, translated as MSLFLGLLLAAALLIAALGGYAFYLWRRIWRNERLQVEARAKQQTALAEDLRILASCLLDGQLPLIEGAIRIKVLLDNYDMALGQHPRCQVFQQLFEATEQVPTHAAWKALDKHERRRHEAQFSALELQHKAEARRSARWLLDEALPKSRDAA; from the coding sequence ATGAGCCTGTTTCTCGGTCTGCTTCTCGCCGCCGCGCTTTTGATCGCTGCGCTGGGCGGTTATGCGTTCTATCTCTGGCGTCGCATCTGGCGTAACGAGCGGCTGCAGGTCGAAGCGCGAGCCAAGCAACAGACAGCGCTGGCCGAGGATCTGCGGATACTCGCCAGTTGCCTGTTGGACGGGCAGCTGCCTCTCATCGAGGGCGCGATCCGTATCAAGGTGCTGCTCGACAACTATGACATGGCGCTGGGGCAGCATCCCCGTTGCCAAGTGTTCCAGCAGCTCTTCGAAGCGACCGAGCAAGTGCCTACCCACGCTGCCTGGAAGGCGCTGGACAAGCATGAGCGGCGTCGACACGAGGCGCAGTTCAGCGCTCTGGAACTGCAACACAAGGCCGAAGCACGGCGTTCGGCCCGTTGGCTGCTCGATGAAGCTCTGCCAAAATCGCGCGACGCGGCCTGA
- a CDS encoding SEC-C metal-binding domain-containing protein, translating to MSQEPHVHGPDCNHDHDHSHDHHHVHGPHCNHSHEPVRNPLKDVGRNDPCPCGSQQKYKKCHGA from the coding sequence ATGAGTCAAGAACCCCACGTGCATGGTCCTGACTGCAACCACGATCACGATCACAGCCATGACCATCATCACGTCCACGGGCCGCATTGCAATCACAGCCATGAGCCTGTGCGCAATCCGCTGAAGGACGTTGGCCGCAACGACCCTTGCCCATGTGGCAGCCAGCAAAAGTACAAGAAATGCCACGGCGCCTGA
- a CDS encoding LEA type 2 family protein: MFCQARTIKILRTVVLLSLLGGMAGCSTWFSGDFKDPEVELTKVDIVKARLLEQQFMLRFRIDNPNDRSLPVRGLIYTVHLNDIELASGESSGWLTVPANSFEYYEVPVHTNLWRHMKYIVRLLEKPDRPISYRLTGELKTGLMLGRRVHISNNGEIIPGNFIPE; encoded by the coding sequence ATGTTTTGCCAGGCACGCACAATAAAAATACTTAGAACGGTCGTGTTGCTCAGCCTGCTTGGCGGCATGGCCGGATGTTCGACCTGGTTCTCGGGGGATTTCAAGGATCCCGAGGTCGAACTCACCAAGGTCGATATCGTCAAGGCGAGACTGCTGGAACAGCAGTTCATGCTGCGTTTTCGCATAGACAACCCCAATGATCGCAGCCTGCCGGTCCGTGGATTGATCTACACGGTTCATCTCAACGACATTGAACTCGCCAGCGGTGAATCCAGCGGTTGGCTGACCGTCCCGGCCAATAGCTTCGAATATTACGAAGTGCCTGTTCACACCAATCTGTGGCGACACATGAAGTACATCGTGCGGTTGTTGGAAAAGCCGGACCGTCCGATCAGCTACCGACTGACCGGTGAGCTCAAGACCGGCCTGATGCTCGGTCGACGCGTGCACATTTCGAACAATGGCGAGATAATCCCGGGCAACTTTATTCCGGAGTAG
- a CDS encoding S-methyl-5'-thioinosine phosphorylase, which translates to MTVHAIIGGTGLTQLTGFKLHRAQLIDTPYGRPSSEILRGEYGEQEVLFLARHGHPHRIAPHQVNYRANLWALKQAGAEAILAVNAVGGIHSAMGSGHFCVPHQIIDYSYGREHTFFEGDIDHVTHIDFSYPYDDALRERLIGALAAEGYAFSSHGVYGCTQGPRLETAAEIVRMERDGCDIVGMTGMPEAALARELDLPYACLALVVNPAAGKTSGVITMAEIEAALAAGIGQARQVLARVLAK; encoded by the coding sequence ATGACTGTCCACGCGATCATTGGCGGTACCGGTCTGACTCAGCTGACGGGCTTCAAGCTGCACCGTGCCCAGCTGATCGATACGCCTTATGGGCGTCCCTCCAGCGAAATCCTGCGCGGCGAGTATGGTGAGCAGGAAGTGCTGTTTCTCGCCAGGCATGGCCATCCGCACCGTATTGCGCCGCATCAGGTGAACTATCGGGCCAACCTCTGGGCATTGAAGCAAGCGGGTGCCGAGGCGATTCTCGCGGTCAACGCTGTGGGCGGCATCCATTCGGCCATGGGTTCCGGCCATTTCTGCGTACCCCATCAGATCATCGACTACAGCTACGGGCGCGAACACACCTTCTTCGAAGGCGATATCGACCACGTGACCCACATCGACTTCAGCTATCCCTATGACGACGCACTGCGCGAGCGCCTGATCGGTGCCTTGGCCGCCGAGGGTTATGCGTTCAGCAGTCATGGGGTGTATGGCTGCACGCAGGGTCCGCGGCTGGAAACCGCAGCGGAGATTGTCCGTATGGAGCGCGACGGCTGCGATATCGTCGGTATGACCGGTATGCCTGAAGCTGCGCTGGCGCGTGAGCTCGACCTGCCTTATGCCTGTCTGGCGCTGGTGGTTAATCCGGCGGCTGGTAAAACGAGTGGAGTGATCACCATGGCGGAAATCGAAGCGGCGCTGGCGGCGGGTATCGGTCAGGCGCGGCAGGTACTTGCCAGGGTGCTCGCTAAGTGA
- the nagZ gene encoding beta-N-acetylhexosaminidase, protein MHGSLMLDIAGTWLTAEDRQLLRQPEVGGLILFARNIDHPRQVDELCRSIRAVRPDLLLAVDQEGGRVQRLRQGFVKLPAMRELARCADAPRLAEACGWVMATEVLAVGLDFSFAPVLDLDHQRSAVVGARAFEGDPHAAVVLIDAFIRGMHTAGMAATGKHFPGHGWAEADSHVAIPVDERSLEELRSCDLIPFQALSGTLDAIMPAHVIYPQVDDQPAGFSRRWLQDILRTELGFKGVIFSDDLSMAGAHVVGDAADRIQAAMAAGCDMGLVCNDRAAAELALAALQRLQVTPSPMLAGMRGRTCSAAEYKQNPRWLDAIGALKAADLID, encoded by the coding sequence ATGCACGGTTCACTGATGCTGGACATTGCCGGTACCTGGTTGACTGCCGAGGATCGGCAGCTGCTGCGCCAACCCGAAGTCGGTGGGCTCATTCTGTTTGCCCGCAATATTGATCACCCGCGCCAGGTCGATGAGCTGTGCCGCTCGATTCGCGCTGTGCGGCCGGATCTGCTCTTGGCGGTGGATCAGGAAGGCGGCCGTGTACAACGACTGCGCCAGGGATTCGTAAAGTTGCCCGCGATGCGTGAACTGGCGCGCTGCGCCGATGCACCGCGTCTTGCCGAAGCCTGTGGCTGGGTGATGGCTACTGAAGTGCTCGCTGTGGGCCTGGATTTCAGCTTCGCGCCGGTTCTCGATCTAGATCACCAGCGTAGCGCGGTGGTCGGAGCGCGTGCCTTCGAAGGTGATCCGCACGCCGCGGTAGTGCTCATCGATGCCTTTATCCGTGGGATGCATACCGCGGGCATGGCCGCAACCGGCAAGCACTTCCCCGGTCATGGCTGGGCCGAGGCGGATTCTCATGTTGCCATTCCCGTTGATGAGCGAAGTCTTGAGGAACTGCGCAGCTGTGATCTGATTCCCTTTCAGGCGCTGAGCGGCACGCTCGATGCGATCATGCCGGCGCATGTGATCTATCCTCAGGTCGACGATCAGCCTGCCGGTTTTTCGCGACGCTGGTTGCAGGACATCCTGCGCACCGAGCTCGGCTTCAAGGGTGTGATCTTCAGTGACGACTTGTCGATGGCGGGTGCGCATGTCGTCGGCGATGCAGCCGACCGCATCCAGGCCGCGATGGCAGCGGGCTGTGACATGGGGCTGGTGTGCAACGACCGAGCCGCTGCAGAGTTGGCATTGGCTGCGCTACAGCGTCTGCAGGTAACCCCTTCGCCCATGCTCGCAGGCATGCGCGGCCGCACTTGCAGCGCAGCCGAGTACAAGCAGAACCCTCGTTGGCTGGACGCCATTGGCGCGCTGAAGGCTGCCGATCTGATCGACTGA
- a CDS encoding L,D-transpeptidase, with product MAFLDFLHISIADQQLYGFAEGQLRLRFPVSTARNGVGELNGSGCTPRGLHQVRARIGDGLPQGAVLRGRRWTGEVWSPELHGSFPGRDWILSRILWLSGCEPGANRQGKVDTFRRYIYIHGTPDCEPMGVPLSHGCVRMRNADLLQLFPWVPPHCAVRIDEAPCPEWAAAELE from the coding sequence ATGGCATTTCTCGATTTTCTGCATATCTCCATCGCCGATCAGCAGCTCTACGGCTTCGCCGAGGGGCAGCTGCGTCTGCGTTTTCCCGTGTCTACGGCACGCAATGGTGTGGGCGAGCTGAACGGTTCCGGTTGCACGCCGCGCGGCCTGCACCAGGTGCGGGCGCGCATAGGTGATGGCTTGCCTCAAGGTGCGGTGTTGCGTGGGCGACGCTGGACCGGCGAAGTTTGGTCCCCTGAGCTCCATGGGAGTTTCCCTGGTCGTGACTGGATCTTGAGCCGCATTCTCTGGCTCAGCGGTTGCGAGCCGGGAGCCAACCGGCAAGGGAAGGTCGATACGTTCCGGCGTTACATCTACATTCACGGCACTCCGGATTGCGAGCCGATGGGTGTGCCGCTTTCTCACGGTTGCGTTCGTATGCGCAACGCCGATCTGCTTCAGCTCTTTCCATGGGTGCCGCCTCACTGTGCGGTGCGCATCGACGAGGCGCCCTGTCCGGAATGGGCCGCCGCTGAACTCGAATAA
- a CDS encoding TetR/AcrR family transcriptional regulator, whose product MAQSETVERILDAAEQLFAEKGFAETSLRLITSKAGVNLAAVNYHFGSKKALIQAVFSRFLGPFCASLERELDRREALTDEKDTLEELLEILVEQALAVKPRSGDDLSIFMRLLGLSFSQSQGHLRRYLEDMYGKVFRRYMLKVHDAAPAIPPIELFWRVHFMLGAAAFSMSGIKALRAISENDFGVRTSIEQVMRMMVPFLAAGMRADSGIDDRTLAAAQPIARRNAVAIPAKA is encoded by the coding sequence ATGGCGCAGTCGGAAACAGTTGAGCGCATTCTTGATGCAGCGGAACAGCTGTTCGCGGAAAAGGGCTTCGCCGAAACCTCGCTTCGTCTGATCACCAGCAAGGCTGGGGTCAACCTGGCTGCGGTGAATTACCACTTCGGTTCGAAGAAGGCGCTCATACAGGCAGTTTTCTCGCGCTTTCTCGGGCCGTTCTGCGCAAGCCTGGAGCGCGAACTGGATCGCCGTGAGGCGCTGACCGACGAGAAGGACACGCTCGAAGAGCTGTTGGAGATACTTGTCGAGCAGGCCTTGGCCGTTAAGCCGCGCAGCGGTGACGACCTGTCCATCTTCATGCGCCTGTTGGGTCTTTCCTTCAGTCAGAGCCAGGGCCACCTGCGGCGTTATCTGGAAGATATGTACGGCAAGGTGTTTCGTCGCTACATGCTCAAGGTCCACGACGCAGCGCCGGCTATTCCGCCCATCGAACTGTTCTGGCGGGTGCACTTCATGCTTGGTGCGGCGGCGTTCAGCATGTCGGGTATCAAAGCGCTGCGCGCGATTTCCGAAAACGACTTCGGTGTGCGGACCTCGATCGAACAGGTCATGCGCATGATGGTGCCGTTTCTCGCGGCCGGCATGCGTGCCGACAGCGGCATCGACGACAGGACACTGGCTGCGGCGCAACCGATCGCGCGGCGCAACGCGGTGGCTATCCCGGCGAAGGCTTGA
- the lexA gene encoding transcriptional repressor LexA translates to MIKLTPRQTEILAFIKRCLEDNGYPPTRAEIAQELGFKSPNAAEEHLKALARKGAIEMTPGASRGIRIPDFEPAAPENGLPIIGRVAAGAPILAQQHVEESCQISPAFFHPRADYLLRVHGMSMKDVGIFDGDLLAVHTTREVRNGQIVVARVGDEVTVKRFKRDGKKVWLLAENPEFAPIEVDLEQQELVIEGLSVGVIRR, encoded by the coding sequence ATGATCAAGCTGACGCCTCGCCAGACGGAAATCCTCGCGTTCATCAAGCGTTGCCTGGAAGACAACGGTTATCCGCCCACCCGCGCGGAGATCGCTCAGGAGCTCGGCTTCAAATCACCCAACGCCGCCGAAGAGCATCTCAAGGCACTTGCCCGCAAAGGCGCTATCGAGATGACGCCCGGCGCGTCGCGCGGGATACGTATTCCGGACTTCGAACCCGCCGCTCCCGAGAACGGCCTGCCAATCATCGGCCGTGTCGCCGCGGGCGCACCGATCCTGGCGCAGCAGCATGTCGAGGAATCCTGCCAGATCAGCCCCGCCTTTTTCCATCCGCGCGCCGATTATCTGTTGCGCGTACACGGTATGAGCATGAAGGACGTCGGCATTTTCGACGGTGACCTGCTGGCCGTACACACCACCCGCGAGGTGCGCAACGGCCAGATCGTGGTTGCCCGCGTCGGTGACGAAGTGACGGTGAAGCGCTTCAAGCGTGACGGCAAGAAGGTTTGGCTGCTGGCTGAAAACCCCGAGTTCGCGCCCATCGAGGTCGACCTCGAACAGCAGGAATTAGTGATTGAAGGCTTGAGTGTCGGCGTCATACGCCGCTAA
- the sulA gene encoding SOS-induced cell division inhibitor SulA — protein MQYQTSTSRPQLSLFDGVIAQSLAPFGSLKPRSKTEQEKEHLSELSLSGSSEHCHLLLAPILRELGDATDSRWLTLIAPPAFLSQSWLRKCGLNRERIILLQPRDAKGALDLACKALASGCSHTVISWFSQLDGKTRGRLRASASLGEAQSLNIRLGF, from the coding sequence ATGCAGTACCAGACCAGCACTTCCCGGCCCCAACTATCATTGTTCGACGGCGTCATCGCGCAAAGCCTTGCGCCGTTCGGCAGTTTGAAACCACGCAGCAAAACCGAGCAGGAAAAGGAACATTTAAGCGAATTGAGCCTGAGCGGTAGCAGCGAACATTGCCACCTGCTGCTCGCACCTATCTTGCGTGAACTCGGTGACGCAACCGACAGCCGCTGGCTTACGCTGATCGCCCCTCCCGCGTTCCTTTCGCAGAGCTGGCTGCGTAAATGCGGCCTGAATCGCGAACGCATCATTCTGCTGCAGCCGCGGGACGCAAAGGGTGCGCTTGACCTCGCCTGCAAGGCACTGGCCTCGGGCTGCAGCCACACGGTCATCAGCTGGTTCAGTCAGCTCGACGGCAAAACGCGCGGCAGGCTGCGCGCTTCCGCCAGCCTGGGCGAAGCTCAGAGCCTAAATATTCGTCTGGGATTTTGA
- a CDS encoding DMT family transporter: MTTRTLLLTALAMLAFAGNSVLCRIALRDTAIDPASFTGLRILAGALMLWLLLRISQARPSAGGDWFSALALFVYAASFSFAYIDLDAGAGALLLFGAVQLSMLAWGLLRGERFSGGQIAGLLLALSGLLILLLPGSSAPALEGALLMLLSGIAWGVYSLRGRGASNPLAATAGNFIKAVPFAAVLCLLLLGQQQWDAPGVIYALLSGALTSGIGYAIWYAALPGLAAIQAASVQLSVPLLTAIAGAVLLGEALTATLLLSGAAILGGIAMVLTIKHRG; this comes from the coding sequence ATGACCACCCGCACATTGCTACTAACCGCTCTAGCCATGTTGGCATTCGCAGGCAATTCGGTTTTGTGCCGTATTGCCTTGCGAGACACCGCTATCGACCCAGCCAGCTTCACGGGCCTGCGTATTCTGGCCGGAGCGCTCATGCTCTGGCTGCTGTTGCGCATAAGCCAGGCCCGCCCCTCTGCAGGCGGCGACTGGTTCAGTGCCTTGGCCCTGTTCGTCTATGCGGCAAGCTTTTCCTTCGCCTATATCGATCTAGACGCCGGAGCCGGCGCCCTGCTGCTGTTCGGCGCGGTGCAGTTGAGCATGCTTGCCTGGGGCTTGCTGCGCGGCGAGCGCTTCAGCGGTGGGCAGATTGCTGGTTTGCTGCTTGCGCTGAGCGGGTTGCTGATCTTACTGCTGCCGGGAAGCAGCGCGCCGGCATTGGAGGGAGCATTGCTCATGCTGCTGTCCGGTATAGCCTGGGGCGTCTACTCGCTACGCGGACGGGGCGCGAGCAACCCCTTGGCAGCAACCGCAGGTAACTTCATCAAAGCAGTCCCATTCGCCGCAGTGCTCTGCCTGCTGCTGCTGGGCCAGCAGCAATGGGATGCGCCGGGGGTGATATACGCACTGCTTTCCGGGGCACTGACTTCTGGCATCGGCTACGCCATCTGGTACGCAGCGCTGCCCGGCCTTGCGGCAATACAGGCGGCGAGCGTGCAGCTCAGCGTTCCACTGCTAACGGCCATTGCCGGGGCCGTGCTACTAGGCGAAGCCCTTACTGCGACGCTGCTGCTGTCCGGCGCGGCGATTCTCGGCGGGATCGCCATGGTACTGACCATCAAGCACCGCGGCTGA